One Actinomycetota bacterium DNA window includes the following coding sequences:
- a CDS encoding Imm32 family immunity protein encodes MNYILSFELSKKDNALEIHFDTDGLEHFISLLNKLRKDKGHLHLMTSEWGGNDLSSKKLGEDNYLLNHVKIFLWEE; translated from the coding sequence TTGAACTATATTCTATCTTTTGAGCTTTCCAAAAAAGACAATGCTTTAGAAATACATTTTGACACGGATGGGTTAGAACATTTTATTTCATTGCTTAATAAGCTTCGTAAAGATAAAGGACATCTTCATTTAATGACTTCAGAATGGGGTGGTAATGACCTCTCGAGCAAAAAGTTAGGTGAAGACAATTACTTGCTTAATCACGTTAAAATATTTCTGTGGGAAGAATAA